The nucleotide sequence ACTTTTATCTCTATTACTGTTCTTTTCTTCATTTGACAAGCTGTACGCCCACTCTGATCCACTCTTATGTCCCGACACACCTAAAAGGTTGTCCAGAGCAACGATAATATCCGGTTTGCCCTGTGGATTGCTCTGTGTTACTTTGCTCACCAGGTAGTTCACCGCCGCGCTCACGTCCGGCTTCGGCTCGCCCGCCGGCCAGCATATCACCGTATGGGTCGCTTCGTCCCAATCCACCTGGTAGCCTAACCCCTCCGCGACGAACCGAGCCGGCAACATCGTGCGGCCGGGATCAACCAGCATGGGGGAAACGTCAATCGCCTTGGTTACACCATTGCTGACAACTTCGGCTTTTCCGATGGTCATGTTCAGGGTTGCTTTAGCGCCTTTCAGCGTCGCGGTCTGGGTGGCGTTGTCCCAGGTGATGTTGCTGTTGTTCACGCCCAGGGCGTTGCCCAGGAACCTGACAGGGACGAAAGTCCGGTCGTTCTGTATAAACGGTGCAACGTCCATCTTCACACCGGGCGTTTGGCCGTTCACCACATACTCGGATACGCCAATCTTGAATACAACCGATTTAACCAGTTGGTTATCCTGATACACGTTTACCTGATCGGCTTTTGCCGGGTGGAGCCAGGGAACAACGATAACGGCTACCGCCAGAAATAATATAAACGCAATAAACTTTTTCATTAGAAGAACCTCCTAAAATTATTCTACGTACTTTTACTTTTGGACATATCCCTAATCTTGACAATTCTATAAACCGGATATATTATTTATTTAAAAGTTATCACCCCTTTAATCAATGGGAATACTTACTGAGGGACGGCACGAGTGCCTCATCTACCAAGGGGCTTTAAGGATAGCCGGGTTGCAGCTACAACCCGGCTATCGCTATCTTACCGCTAGGTTGACTACTGACACTATAAGGGTTAATCCAAGAAGCAAGGCGATTACAAGTTGAATGACATCGGATGTTTTCAACCACCTCACCTCCTTTTGGGAAATTCCCATGGCAGGTGAGGCCCGCCCTCAGTTTCGTATCCCCAACATTATTTTACCATTTTAGAGTTATAGCGCAAGAAATATTTTCCACTGGAAACCAAGCATCAACCACTTCTACACTTTCTTAAGTAAATTCGCTATTTTAAAACCATGAATTATACCGTGTTTGTAATATTCTTTATTATTGACATTTGCAACTAAATAGGCAATACTATCAAATTCAATGAACTGTCAGAAACGGTCCAACCCTCAAGCTATTTATTTCAAGCACCTCCTTCCTCTTTTAAAAAAGCAAGCACTCTCCAGCGAATGCAGGAGGGTGCTTTTTTGAACGACCTGGCGGCTGATTAGGCGGCCAGGTCGTTCCTTTTCTCTCGGATTTGCAACACACAAAACCCCCGTCCAGCAGAGGTTTGTAAAAAAAGTCAGATAAACTTCTATATGCATATTATTGCCTCTTTTATCAGGCAATACCCGGTATTTCAAATTCTAACGTGAATGGTTTTTTGCCTAACTTACTGGACGCGTTCAATACCTCCAGTCCCAGCAGATTGCCGTTGTCGTCAACATCAAGCATCACGCCTGGAAACACTTCGTCCGTTTCTTTTACGTTACCTTCCTGAAACCGGATATACAATGCATCAGCTTCAGGATCATAACGGAATCTCATAAATCATACCTCCAATACTTGCTAATTTTTGATGTTCTATAGGCGGTTAACACTACTAGTATTTCACCATTCCTTTTAGATGCGACACGTATTAAGTATTCTTTTCCCTTTAGCCTGTATCTTCTTTGAGACACAAAAACGTCTGGCTCTTGATAAAATGCTTGCTCAGGATTTAATAAAGTTTCAATAACAATTTCTTCTGCTAACCCTCTTTCTTTCAACTGCCCTTTAGCGTGCTTTGTAAAATGGATTTCCAAACTGCACCTCCAAAAAACCTACCCTTGAAATATTATATCCGATGCGGTATATATTAAGATACCGAAAATATTTTTATATTTTCAGAGCCACAACTTAAACGAGATAGGAATAGTTGGCCGCCCTTTTACAATTCGCGTTATCTCACCGTTTATTGATATTTCAACGTCACAACTGTATTTGTTTCCTATGTACTCTGGATCGATCACATATTTTTGGTTTCCGTTTTGGTACGTATAATGCTGGCCGCAAGCCCTGACTAATTCGGCATTTGTCACACTCTTTTTCGTTGCGGTTTTCGTTGCCGGCCAGTTGGCCTTTCCTCGCCATAGAGTCTCCCTTTTTATCGCTGTTTTCGTATTTCTATATACTATAATTGAGCGGATGGCTTCTTCATCGTATCCAAAAAGCGTAGCTGTTTCAGGTTTTTGTTTCAACTTTTCAAGTGTAACCCTAACATTCTCATTCGAACAGCCGACTGAGTCCGCTATCTCTTTTATAGCCATTCTCGGATTCTCAACTATTAAGCGAATAATTTCTCTCGCTGTTTCGCCTCGCTTGCCCCTTTTCCTGATATTTCCTTTTATATTTGGATTTTTTCTAGGCATAGCTTCGCTCCCTTCTCCTTGAAAACCAATTGGTTGTTGACTATAGTATAAATCGCATACCAAATAGTTGTCAACAACTATTTGGTTTACATATACCTTTCTATTGGTTAAAATTAGACTAGAGGTTTTAGTTAAAGAGGTATCCTTATGAACAATAACAGCTTTGGAAAATGGCTAAAAGGCTGGCGAAAAAAACGTAGACTTTCGACTCGGCAATTGTCTACGTTACTTGACGTCAGCCAAACATATATTTGGAAAATAGAAAATGAAAAAGTAGGACCTTCATTAAAATTTACTAATAAATTTGCTAGTGTTTTCGAAGAACCTGAAGTTTACATTGCTGCTGGCAGATTAATTCCTGAAGAAGAATTAATAAAAATTAAAAATAATCCAAATAAAAATAATCCAAATATAATTGATAATTTACTTAAAATACATGAAGATGAACGAGGATCTTTTGGTTCTAACAATTTAAAAACAGTCGATGATCCCGAACTATCAAAATTCATAATAGACACATATTTGAAGCTTAAAAAGACATCTTTTGAATATCGAGATTTAGAGTTTCTAAAAAAAATGATTGATAGTTATTTTTCCGCTAAAGAGCTAAAGTAAATTTATTCTTTAAATATAAGTAATTATACCGGATCGAACTCTAATGTTTTCAAAAGTTTTGTCCTTTTTTCTATATGCAGATAGAAGTCTAATAACTTTTAACCTTGCTAAT is from Pelotomaculum isophthalicicum JI and encodes:
- a CDS encoding copper amine oxidase N-terminal domain-containing protein, with the protein product MKKFIAFILFLAVAVIVVPWLHPAKADQVNVYQDNQLVKSVVFKIGVSEYVVNGQTPGVKMDVAPFIQNDRTFVPVRFLGNALGVNNSNITWDNATQTATLKGAKATLNMTIGKAEVVSNGVTKAIDVSPMLVDPGRTMLPARFVAEGLGYQVDWDEATHTVICWPAGEPKPDVSAAVNYLVSKVTQSNPQGKPDIIVALDNLLGVSGHKSGSEWAYSLSNEEKNSNRDKSSFSYCANSNNGKILIGVDWAQILPDIRNVQLDLSPIEKVLNWRFPDQPAQVQEIMDYAWQVAEKTRSSDGLERLPLKYFNVGGHEVAVHSMGLSFVIVNISN
- a CDS encoding DUF2283 domain-containing protein, with product MRFRYDPEADALYIRFQEGNVKETDEVFPGVMLDVDDNGNLLGLEVLNASSKLGKKPFTLEFEIPGIA
- a CDS encoding DUF4258 domain-containing protein, giving the protein MEIHFTKHAKGQLKERGLAEEIVIETLLNPEQAFYQEPDVFVSQRRYRLKGKEYLIRVASKRNGEILVVLTAYRTSKISKYWRYDL
- a CDS encoding AsnC family protein, giving the protein MPRKNPNIKGNIRKRGKRGETAREIIRLIVENPRMAIKEIADSVGCSNENVRVTLEKLKQKPETATLFGYDEEAIRSIIVYRNTKTAIKRETLWRGKANWPATKTATKKSVTNAELVRACGQHYTYQNGNQKYVIDPEYIGNKYSCDVEISINGEITRIVKGRPTIPISFKLWL
- a CDS encoding helix-turn-helix domain-containing protein, whose amino-acid sequence is MNNNSFGKWLKGWRKKRRLSTRQLSTLLDVSQTYIWKIENEKVGPSLKFTNKFASVFEEPEVYIAAGRLIPEEELIKIKNNPNKNNPNIIDNLLKIHEDERGSFGSNNLKTVDDPELSKFIIDTYLKLKKTSFEYRDLEFLKKMIDSYFSAKELK